Proteins from one Dromiciops gliroides isolate mDroGli1 chromosome 6, mDroGli1.pri, whole genome shotgun sequence genomic window:
- the LOC122730631 gene encoding permeability factor 2-like translates to MSPSLRQMSCVFLLCLLSGLLTPSVRPVSGAPHANELRCQCLQTVQGIAYKNIANLKVIPAGPQCSSVEVIVTLKNGKEFCLNPAAPQVKKIVEKVLKSGANQ, encoded by the exons ATGAGCCCTAGCCTCCGCCAGATGTCTTGTGTCTTCCTGCTGTGCCTGCTGTCCGGGCTCCTGACGCCCTCAGTCCGGCCAGTCAGCg GAGCGCCCCATGCCAATGAACTACGCTGCCAGTGTCTCCAAACCGTACAGGGCATCGCCTACAAGAACATCGCCAATCTGAAGGTGATCCCAGCCGGTCCTCAGTGCTCCAGCGTCGAAGTCAT AGTCACTctgaagaatggaaaggaatttTGCCTTAACCCCGCGGCCCCCCAGGTTAAGAAAATTGTGGAGAAGGTGCTGAAAAG cgGCGCCAACCAGTAA